In Hyphomicrobium denitrificans 1NES1, one DNA window encodes the following:
- a CDS encoding Maf family nucleotide pyrophosphatase — MMSSLKSALLPAFARSDAPSRETLRRSMARERATSKAEIERPRLVLASASPRRVTLLAQIGVTPDALRPASIDESARRGEMPRALVTRLAKAKAEVARDQIANDRDLADSYVLAADTVVAMGRKILMKPMHVEEAMATLQLLSGRTHKVQTCVCLITPDDRIRTKIVDTRVRFRYINRSELESYIASREWRGKAGGYAIQGLAGCFVQRLIGSYTNVVGLPLTEVVGLLNSEKFPIQYNWLRYAEVDRV; from the coding sequence ATGATGTCTTCGCTGAAATCCGCGCTCCTTCCCGCCTTCGCCCGCTCCGATGCGCCGAGCCGGGAAACGTTGCGGCGGTCGATGGCGCGCGAGCGGGCAACGTCGAAGGCCGAAATCGAGCGGCCGCGGCTCGTCCTCGCCAGCGCCAGCCCGCGCCGGGTTACACTCCTTGCGCAGATAGGGGTAACGCCGGATGCTCTCCGTCCGGCCTCGATCGACGAAAGCGCGCGCCGCGGGGAAATGCCCCGGGCCCTCGTCACGCGGCTGGCAAAAGCCAAGGCCGAAGTCGCGCGCGACCAGATCGCCAACGACCGTGATCTTGCCGACTCCTACGTTCTGGCCGCCGATACGGTCGTTGCAATGGGCCGTAAGATCCTGATGAAGCCGATGCACGTTGAGGAAGCGATGGCGACCCTACAACTCCTGTCGGGCAGAACCCATAAGGTCCAGACATGCGTCTGTCTCATCACGCCGGATGATCGCATACGGACGAAAATCGTCGATACGCGCGTCCGCTTCCGCTACATCAACCGCTCGGAGCTTGAATCCTACATCGCCTCGCGTGAATGGCGCGGCAAAGCCGGAGGCTATGCCATTCAGGGGTTGGCCGGCTGTTTCGTGCAGCGGCTGATCGGCTCTTACACGAACGTCGTCGGACTGCCGCTGACCGAGGTCGTCGGACTGCTAAATTCCGAGAAGTTTCCGATCCAGTACAACTGGCTGCGATACGCCGAAGTCGATCGCGTCTGA
- a CDS encoding DUF2948 family protein, which produces MPDLKLIALDAEDLNVISAHLQDALLRVGEMTYLPSEKRFVVIANRFDWGKLAEAKSKPHAPSEKFERRRTGIRFERVLGAKLQGIDLKDKRAALALLAITFEPTGGSETPEGNVTLTFSGAAAIRLHVECVEVELKDLGAAWATKHSPEHPEDAG; this is translated from the coding sequence ATGCCCGACCTCAAACTCATCGCTCTCGACGCAGAAGACTTGAACGTCATCTCCGCACACCTGCAGGATGCCCTGCTCCGCGTCGGCGAAATGACGTATCTACCGAGCGAAAAGCGCTTCGTCGTGATCGCCAACCGGTTCGACTGGGGGAAGCTCGCCGAGGCAAAATCGAAACCGCATGCGCCATCGGAGAAGTTCGAACGCCGCCGGACGGGCATTCGCTTTGAGCGTGTCCTAGGTGCCAAACTGCAGGGAATTGATCTTAAGGATAAGCGCGCGGCGCTCGCATTGCTGGCAATTACGTTTGAACCGACCGGTGGATCGGAAACGCCGGAAGGCAATGTCACGTTGACTTTTTCGGGCGCGGCGGCCATTCGGCTCCACGTCGAATGCGTCGAGGTCGAGTTGAAGGACCTCGGGGCGGCTTGGGCCACGAAACATTCGCCGGAGCACCCCGAAGACGCAGGCTGA
- a CDS encoding adenylate/guanylate cyclase domain-containing protein, with protein sequence MTIADRHNEHGWPQGRFALIRQIVRPARAIFGAIARIGIKDYPPDTQRRLKIVNVFSFLVVVTTFIYAMQLWMSGDKAMMPVVLINLGLAVIVSFVPLMHRFNEMAGGLLLVVAEFTALIGFTSYFGRLGGAPLQYVVAAAAPFVIFEARRFWLVFAIVTTALILHLVAWFQFPTDAARLHTDPRVLNSLYVQGAITTFGLIAACVYYAFGLVENAKAETETVLRNVLPDDVVERLKAAPGETIADGFSDASVLFADISGFVRLAHELGPERTVALLNRLVTAFDELAQRHGVEKIKTIGDAYMVASGVPIPRPDHAQVLAAMALDLLVAVRDVSAAENLDLNVRIGMASGPMMAGVIGRNKFSYDVWGDPVNMASRLEQSSEVGRITICPTCHAALKDAFILRPRGLIDIKGVGKQEAWFLDGRRESGSALPVQ encoded by the coding sequence ATGACGATCGCCGATCGACACAATGAGCATGGTTGGCCGCAGGGACGGTTTGCTTTGATCAGGCAAATCGTTCGTCCGGCAAGGGCGATCTTCGGCGCGATCGCGCGCATCGGCATCAAAGACTATCCTCCGGATACCCAGCGGCGCTTGAAGATTGTCAACGTATTTTCGTTCCTCGTCGTCGTCACGACATTCATCTACGCGATGCAGCTCTGGATGTCGGGCGACAAAGCGATGATGCCCGTCGTTCTGATCAACCTCGGCCTTGCCGTCATCGTCTCGTTTGTGCCGCTGATGCACAGGTTCAACGAGATGGCGGGCGGCCTGCTGCTTGTCGTTGCCGAATTCACCGCGCTCATCGGATTTACGTCCTACTTCGGACGCTTGGGCGGGGCGCCCCTGCAATATGTCGTGGCGGCGGCCGCACCGTTCGTGATTTTCGAAGCGCGGCGGTTCTGGCTCGTCTTCGCGATCGTGACGACGGCGCTCATTCTGCACCTCGTCGCCTGGTTCCAGTTTCCGACGGACGCAGCGCGGCTGCATACCGATCCGAGAGTTCTCAATTCCCTTTACGTGCAAGGTGCAATCACGACGTTCGGATTGATTGCGGCATGCGTCTACTATGCTTTCGGCCTTGTCGAGAACGCCAAGGCGGAAACCGAAACGGTCCTGCGCAACGTCCTTCCCGACGATGTCGTCGAGCGTCTGAAGGCAGCGCCGGGCGAGACGATCGCGGACGGGTTTTCGGATGCATCCGTGCTTTTTGCTGACATCAGCGGCTTCGTTCGTTTGGCCCACGAGCTTGGGCCGGAAAGAACCGTCGCGCTTTTGAACCGGCTCGTCACTGCCTTCGACGAGCTGGCGCAGCGCCACGGCGTCGAAAAGATCAAGACGATCGGTGATGCCTACATGGTTGCATCGGGCGTGCCGATTCCGCGGCCTGATCATGCGCAGGTTTTAGCGGCGATGGCGCTCGATCTGCTCGTTGCCGTCCGAGACGTCAGTGCTGCCGAGAACCTGGACCTCAACGTCCGCATCGGCATGGCGTCCGGCCCGATGATGGCGGGTGTCATTGGAAGGAATAAATTCAGCTATGACGTATGGGGCGATCCGGTGAACATGGCGAGCCGGCTCGAGCAATCAAGCGAAGTGGGGCGCATTACCATTTGCCCTACTTGCCATGCCGCATTGAAGGATGCCTTCATCCTCCGGCCGCGCGGGCTGATCGACATCAAGGGCGTAGGCAAGCAGGAAGCCTGGTTCCTGGACGGCAGGCGAGAGTCCGGCTCAGCCCTTCCAGTGCAGTGA
- a CDS encoding acyltransferase family protein, with amino-acid sequence MGDANLRYRPELDGLRAVAVVAVFLCHLGMKSFSGGYVGVDVFFVLSGFLISHIIADDLRAGRFSIASFYERRIRRIVPALVFVGACSTVAAVAVLLPDELKAYAASLLAAALSVSNVWFANMTGYFDPAAATQPLLHTWSLGVEEQFYVVFPLLLSLAYRFGQRGVSLLVCGALPVSLAMSIALTPEDPRSAYFLIHTRAWELLMGSVVALGLVRPPRETWHRETASALGLLGIALAVLFFNDKTPFPGYAALLPCLGAALVIWAGGGTLAARCLSFKPMVFIGLISYSLYLWHWPLIVFAKLLLVQPFTPSQQLLLICAATGLSVLTWRFVETPFRRRVRAERTRKMVFAGGGLSLGALAIPAAVLVSLQGMPNRFPAEILGIAAASQDTSPKRTACHFDGTLAGDFDKSCVLGAPVAPTAIVYGDSHGAELSVALGELAEPRNESVRELTASGCPPALDFTYPSKGECPGYNARMIEHLVSLAPTTIIVATNAIAWTHEYPTEFTRGLDSVLRALSAAGHRVIVLGQVPPHPNQLPVPATLARKAMLGTKPDAYAFQPDMKALQDLDATLDKIASAAGTTYISLLPTLCNENECKAAMDGAVLYFDDNHLTVAGEKLIAAKLLAPVLWPAKTATESVDGQKPAALP; translated from the coding sequence GTGGGGGACGCAAATCTCAGATATCGGCCCGAACTCGATGGCCTGAGGGCCGTCGCGGTCGTGGCCGTGTTCCTTTGCCACCTCGGAATGAAATCATTCTCCGGCGGCTACGTCGGCGTCGACGTCTTCTTTGTGCTCTCCGGCTTTCTGATTTCACACATTATTGCCGACGACCTGCGCGCCGGAAGGTTCAGCATCGCGAGCTTTTACGAGCGGCGCATCCGCAGGATCGTCCCGGCTCTGGTCTTTGTCGGCGCATGTTCCACCGTGGCTGCGGTCGCCGTTCTGCTTCCGGATGAATTGAAGGCATATGCCGCGAGTCTGTTGGCGGCCGCCCTGTCTGTAAGCAACGTCTGGTTCGCGAACATGACTGGATATTTCGATCCGGCCGCCGCGACGCAGCCCCTGCTGCACACATGGAGCCTCGGCGTCGAAGAGCAATTCTACGTGGTCTTTCCGCTGCTGCTCTCGCTGGCCTACAGGTTTGGGCAAAGAGGCGTTTCATTGCTTGTTTGTGGGGCACTGCCCGTCTCTCTTGCGATGAGCATCGCGCTCACTCCGGAAGATCCACGGTCTGCCTACTTTCTGATTCATACCCGTGCCTGGGAGCTGCTCATGGGTAGCGTTGTTGCCCTTGGACTTGTTCGCCCCCCGAGAGAGACCTGGCACCGAGAAACCGCAAGCGCGCTCGGCCTGCTCGGCATCGCATTGGCCGTGTTGTTCTTCAACGATAAGACGCCTTTCCCAGGCTATGCGGCGTTGCTGCCGTGTCTCGGTGCTGCGCTCGTCATTTGGGCAGGCGGCGGGACGCTGGCCGCGCGATGCCTGAGCTTCAAACCGATGGTGTTCATCGGCCTGATTTCCTACAGCCTGTACCTTTGGCACTGGCCGCTCATCGTCTTCGCGAAGCTGCTGCTCGTGCAGCCGTTCACTCCGTCCCAGCAACTCCTGTTGATCTGCGCGGCGACCGGGCTTTCGGTTCTGACATGGCGCTTCGTCGAAACGCCCTTCAGGCGTCGCGTCCGTGCCGAGCGAACTCGGAAAATGGTCTTTGCCGGAGGCGGGTTGAGCCTTGGCGCACTGGCGATACCGGCGGCGGTGCTGGTGAGTTTGCAAGGCATGCCGAACCGTTTCCCAGCCGAAATTCTGGGCATAGCCGCAGCATCCCAGGATACCAGCCCGAAGCGAACCGCATGCCATTTCGACGGCACGCTCGCAGGCGACTTCGATAAGTCCTGTGTGCTCGGTGCGCCGGTCGCGCCGACGGCCATCGTCTATGGCGACAGCCACGGCGCCGAGTTGAGCGTCGCTTTGGGTGAGCTCGCGGAACCGAGAAACGAGAGCGTCCGCGAGTTGACGGCATCGGGCTGTCCGCCGGCGCTCGATTTTACCTATCCGAGCAAAGGCGAATGTCCGGGCTACAATGCGAGAATGATCGAGCATCTTGTTTCGCTCGCGCCGACGACGATTATTGTCGCGACGAACGCTATCGCATGGACGCACGAATACCCGACCGAGTTTACGCGCGGCCTGGACTCCGTGCTTCGCGCTTTGTCTGCGGCGGGACATCGCGTCATCGTTCTGGGCCAAGTGCCGCCGCATCCGAACCAGCTTCCGGTGCCAGCCACGCTGGCACGTAAGGCCATGCTCGGAACGAAGCCGGACGCGTATGCTTTTCAGCCCGACATGAAGGCCCTGCAGGATCTTGACGCCACGCTCGACAAGATAGCCTCGGCCGCAGGCACGACCTATATTTCCTTGCTTCCAACGCTCTGCAATGAGAACGAATGTAAGGCCGCAATGGATGGTGCGGTGCTCTATTTCGATGATAATCACTTGACCGTCGCCGGAGAGAAGCTGATAGCCGCGAAACTCCTCGCGCCGGTTTTATGGCCCGCTAAAACGGCGACTGAGTCCGTCGACGGCCAGAAGCCCGCGGCGCTGCCATGA
- a CDS encoding UPF0262 family protein, producing the protein MDQTVSSADSCDRLAEITLDTKSLGRANVNAEHEREVAIFDILDGNTFRVEDLDDGPYKLHLSIVDDRLQMNVAAAGNGQSFEHTVALTPLKRIMKDYFMVCESYYEAVRTAPPARIQAIDVSRRALHDEGSVLLRDKLLPKIIIDEDTARRLFTLVCSLHWKG; encoded by the coding sequence ATGGATCAAACCGTGAGCAGCGCCGATAGTTGTGATCGTCTGGCGGAAATTACGCTCGACACGAAATCGCTCGGCCGCGCGAACGTGAATGCTGAGCATGAGCGGGAAGTTGCTATTTTCGATATTCTCGACGGCAACACCTTCCGTGTCGAAGACTTGGATGATGGCCCTTATAAGTTGCATCTTTCGATCGTTGACGACCGTCTCCAAATGAACGTTGCCGCGGCAGGCAATGGACAGAGCTTCGAGCACACCGTGGCGTTGACGCCCCTTAAACGCATCATGAAGGACTACTTCATGGTCTGCGAGTCCTACTACGAAGCGGTTAGAACCGCGCCGCCCGCGCGCATTCAGGCCATCGACGTCAGCCGCCGCGCTCTCCACGACGAAGGCAGCGTTCTGCTGCGCGATAAGCTGCTGCCGAAAATCATCATCGACGAGGATACGGCCCGCAGGCTGTTTACGCTCGTCTGCTCACTGCACTGGAAGGGCTGA
- a CDS encoding DNA gyrase inhibitor YacG: MCTSSEPGSKPVRCPICGKPAVVAYRPFCSKRCADIDLAKWFSGGYAVPGREEDEGDGGGPPGGDKGSDADKG; the protein is encoded by the coding sequence ATGTGCACGTCTTCCGAACCCGGCAGCAAACCCGTGCGGTGCCCGATTTGCGGCAAGCCTGCGGTCGTGGCCTACCGTCCGTTCTGCTCGAAGCGGTGCGCCGACATCGACCTCGCCAAGTGGTTCAGCGGAGGTTACGCCGTGCCTGGCCGGGAGGAAGACGAGGGTGATGGTGGCGGTCCGCCGGGTGGAGATAAGGGGTCTGACGCGGACAAAGGATAA
- the hisD gene encoding histidinol dehydrogenase — protein sequence MPMRLKSVDKNFEQQFATLLSQKREVSVDVDNAVRDIIADIRARGDAALVDLTLKFDRLDLRKSGIAVTAAEIEAAVRECSKETLDALHFAHDRIADHHKRQLPSDDRYRDAAGVELGHRWTAVESAGLYVPGGLASYPSSVLMNAVPAKVAGVPRIVMVVPSPGGELNPLVLAAAKIAGITEIYRIGGAQAVAALAYGTETIRPVVKIVGPGNAYVAAAKRQVFGIVGIDSIAGPSEVLVIADGHNDPDCIASDLIAQAEHDTAAQSILMTDDENFAASVEQAVARQLQTLPRGNIAGESWNAFGATIVLKSLDEAPALADRVAAEHLEIATENAEDLSKRIRNAGAIFIGHVTPEVIGDYVSGSNHVLPTARSARFSSGLGVLDFMKRTSILKLDEAALAALGPAAMTLARAEGLEGHRRSVEVRLAKTT from the coding sequence ATGCCGATGCGGCTGAAGAGCGTCGATAAGAATTTTGAGCAGCAGTTCGCAACCCTGCTCTCGCAAAAGCGCGAAGTCTCCGTCGACGTCGACAACGCCGTAAGAGACATCATCGCTGACATTCGCGCGCGCGGTGACGCGGCCCTCGTCGACCTCACTCTCAAATTCGATCGCCTCGATCTGCGAAAATCAGGCATTGCCGTAACGGCCGCGGAAATCGAAGCAGCTGTTCGCGAGTGCTCGAAAGAGACACTCGATGCCCTACACTTCGCGCACGATCGTATCGCCGATCATCACAAACGCCAGCTACCGTCAGATGATCGCTACCGCGACGCCGCGGGCGTCGAACTCGGACATCGTTGGACGGCGGTGGAATCGGCAGGCCTCTATGTGCCGGGCGGCCTCGCATCCTATCCGAGTTCGGTCCTGATGAATGCGGTGCCTGCGAAAGTCGCCGGCGTGCCGCGCATCGTGATGGTCGTCCCGTCTCCCGGCGGAGAATTGAATCCGTTGGTTCTGGCGGCGGCCAAGATCGCCGGCATCACCGAGATCTATCGCATCGGCGGCGCGCAAGCCGTTGCCGCGCTGGCTTACGGAACCGAAACGATCCGTCCCGTCGTCAAGATCGTCGGACCGGGCAACGCCTACGTCGCCGCTGCCAAGCGGCAGGTGTTCGGTATTGTCGGCATCGATTCGATTGCAGGCCCGTCCGAGGTTCTCGTCATCGCCGATGGCCACAACGATCCGGACTGTATAGCGAGCGATCTGATCGCTCAGGCGGAGCACGACACGGCCGCGCAGTCGATTTTGATGACCGACGACGAAAATTTCGCGGCGTCCGTCGAACAAGCCGTCGCTCGTCAGTTGCAGACGCTTCCGCGCGGAAATATCGCGGGCGAAAGCTGGAACGCTTTTGGTGCGACGATAGTTTTAAAATCGCTCGACGAAGCTCCGGCATTGGCAGATCGCGTCGCCGCCGAGCATCTCGAAATCGCGACGGAGAATGCGGAAGATCTATCGAAACGCATTCGCAACGCTGGCGCGATTTTCATTGGACATGTGACTCCCGAAGTGATCGGCGACTACGTGTCCGGCTCCAACCACGTCCTGCCGACCGCACGGAGCGCGCGTTTTTCCTCTGGCCTCGGAGTCCTCGATTTCATGAAGCGCACGTCGATTCTGAAGCTTGATGAGGCGGCTTTGGCGGCGCTGGGGCCTGCGGCGATGACGCTGGCGCGCGCCGAAGGATTGGAAGGCCATCGCCGTTCTGTGGAAGTACGTCTTGCCAAAACGACTTGA
- a CDS encoding Crp/Fnr family transcriptional regulator, with protein sequence MALKTDPAGLLARTPLFGGLDEASRQAVAGELREASYEPGQVIFSRGDPGSDLHIVSKGRIRLSVLTSDGRELSFAHVEPPSIFGELAIFDGRPRSADATAVNKVETLLLSKAAFLRLLASHPSVGEAAVRFLASRLRDADEQLEAIALHPIEARLARFFLASVRQKDPSGKAEKISLALPISQSELALLVGASRPKVNAALQLLESEGAIERRGQQVICDIAALSGVGRLDDKD encoded by the coding sequence ATGGCTCTGAAAACCGATCCCGCCGGCCTTCTTGCTCGAACCCCGCTTTTTGGCGGGCTGGACGAGGCGAGCCGCCAGGCCGTCGCTGGCGAGCTTCGGGAAGCGTCCTACGAGCCGGGGCAGGTCATATTCTCGCGCGGCGACCCGGGTTCCGATCTCCATATCGTCAGCAAGGGTCGTATCCGGCTCTCGGTTCTGACATCGGATGGGCGCGAGTTGTCGTTCGCCCACGTCGAGCCGCCGTCGATCTTCGGTGAACTCGCGATCTTCGATGGGCGGCCGCGCTCGGCGGACGCAACGGCGGTCAACAAAGTCGAGACGCTGTTGCTTTCGAAGGCTGCCTTCCTGCGCCTCCTCGCATCGCACCCCTCGGTCGGAGAAGCGGCGGTGCGCTTCCTCGCCAGCCGGCTTCGCGATGCTGACGAGCAGCTCGAAGCCATCGCGCTGCATCCGATCGAAGCACGGCTGGCGCGTTTCTTCCTGGCATCCGTCAGGCAGAAAGACCCTTCCGGCAAAGCCGAGAAAATCTCGCTGGCCTTGCCGATTTCCCAGAGCGAGCTGGCGCTTTTGGTCGGGGCCAGCCGCCCCAAGGTGAACGCCGCGCTGCAGCTACTCGAGTCGGAAGGGGCCATCGAACGCCGGGGACAGCAGGTCATTTGCGACATTGCAGCGTTGAGCGGCGTCGGCCGTCTCGATGACAAAGACTAG